The DNA segment TACCGGTGTTACGCAGAGCGGGAATGTGCAGATCTGGTGCACCAACGGCTATGCCGTGAAGGTTTCGGCGACCAGTGCCAACGCCTACACCCTCGTGAGTGGCGCGAACACCATTGCCTACAGCTTTACCTCGGGCGGCGCAGCCTTCACCAATCTGAACTTCACCGGCGGCAGCGCGGCGACGTTCTCCAATATTCCCTATACGCTGACCTTCGCCGCGCAGAACCCGGCGGCGGGCTCGTACACCGACACCATCACCTTCACCGTCGCCCCCTAACGGGCGCTTCCTATCCGGAGACAGCAATGACCCGACCGGTTGCACCCACGCGCGCACGCATGGCGGTGGCACTGGCCGGGTCATTGGCGTTCCCGAACCTGGCCGCGCCAGTGCTGGCGCAGGAATCCGACATGGCGGCCGCAGCAGCTGCCGCTACCGCTTCGCTTGCGGTCACCCCACTGCGCGTGGAGCTTCCGGCAAGCGCGACTGCGGAAACGGTACAGGTACAGAACAGCACCGATGCGCCGATGGCCGTGCAGATCCGGCTCTTTGCCTGGACGCAGGACAACGGCGAGGACGTCTATGCGCCGAGCAGCGACCTCCTGATCTCCCCCTCGATCGTATCGATCCCTCCGCGTCAGACCCAGCTCGTGCGTGTTCTGCGCAAGGCGGGGGCCGGGGCTGGCGAGAAGCGATACCGCCTCGTCGTCGATCAGCTTCCCGATCCCGCCAAGGCACGCCCCGGCGTCGCGCAGACGCGCGTGCGCTTTGCTATCCCCGTCTTCGTGGACCGTGACAAGGCCGCACCCGCCGCCTTTGCCTGGCGGCTTGCCGAAGGTCGGCTCGAGCTAGCAAACACGGGCGGCGCGTCCGCGCGGGTGGTGCAGATCGCCGTCACCAAGCGTGACGGATCGCTTGTGACCGTGGACGAGAACGCGCTGCGCTACGTTCACGGAGGCTCCCGCATCGCCTGGCCGATTGCCGGTGGCTGTGCACTCGGATCGCTGCGCGTGAGCGCGCAAATCGATGGCCAGACGGTCGATGCCGAACCTGTCCCGGCGTGCGGGTAACAGGCTTTTCGCTTTCGCAACCGGTGTCGCAGCCCTGACGGGCGTCAGCCCCGCGAATGCCCAAGCCGACCCCTTCGCCCTTCCCAAGACCGCCACTGCATCTGCCGTGGCACAAACCGTTGCCGACGGCCCCGGCCTGTCAGAACTTGAAATCGACGGGCGGATCCACCGCCGGCTGGTAGAACTTGCAGGGTCGGGCAGCGGACTAACGATCGATGCCGCCGCGGCACTGGCAGCGGGCTTGCCCATAGAGGGCGAAGCGAGCGGCCAAGTCCGGCTTGATTCGCTCAAACTGCACCAATGGCGCTTCGATGCGCTCCGCCAGCGCTTGATCATACGGCTGTTGCGAAAAAGCGACGGCGCAAACCTGCGTGATTTCGCCGCGCGCGAGTATGAGGATGCGCAGCGTCGGACCATCGCCGCCTTGCGGCTGGACTACGATCTCAACATGGTCGCCGGACGGGGCGGGGCACAGGCGGCAGGGCTGGTCGGGGGTGCCTTCGTGAAAGGGGACCTCGTCCTTGCCACCAGCGCGCAAATCGCTGCAGGGTCGGGCCCTCGTCCCGCGCCGGTCCGACGTCTCGATAGCTTCGCGCAGCTTCGCCTCGGTAATAGCGGGGCGGTGATCACGGCCGGAGACTTCGTAAGTGCCGGGTCTGCAACCCAGCGCCCGGTCCGGATGGGGGGAATTCAGCTGACGTCCGACTTCCGGCACCGCCCCGATATGGTCACCAGCCCAATGCCGGCCTTCACTGGCAATGTGGCTGTGCCCACCTCGCTCGATATCCTGGCTGCGGACCAGACGTACCAGCTCGGCGAGCTCGAGCCTGGTGAGTTCACCGTGCGCAACATCCCGATCAATCCAGGGCGAGGCGCGGTAGCGGTGAGATTGACGGACGCTCTGGGGCGGGAGACCATTCGAACCATCGACTTCTACCAATCGCATACGCTGCTTCGAAAAGGTTTGCGATCCTACGCGCTCAATGCGGGTTTTGTGCGACGACGATATGGTACCGACCGCGACACCTATGGACCTTTCGGGGCCTCCGCCTATTACCGGCGGGGGCTTTCACCGTTCTTGACGGTGGAGGCGAGCGCAGAAATGACCCCCGGTATGATCAACGCCGGGGGGCGCGGCGATTTCACCATCGGAAATGTCGCGCTTTCCACCCTAGAGCTCAGACGGAGCCAAAGCGCATCGGGCGGCGGCGGGTTTTTGCTCAATGCCGCTATCGAATCGATTGGAAACAGGCTGAGCGCGCGCGCCGGGGTATCGGTCCCGACGTCTGGCTATGCTGACGTCGCTAGCCACCTTGGCGACAGCCCTCCGCGAAGCCAGGTTTTCGCCAATATCGCCTTCGATCTGGCGAGAAATGCGCCGTTGCAGTTCTCCTATGTCCGTTTGGGACCGTCTGAGGCACCGCGATACGGACGGGGGAGCGTGCCGAACGACCTTCTGACCGCCAACCTGTTCTACTCGCCCAACTCGCGCATCAATCTCTCTTTGAATGCCGGCATGCGGAGCGCTGAAACGCGCTCGGTCTTCGTTTCCGGCGGTCTGACCATGCGGTTCGGCGCGCGGCACGCGGTAAGCCTCGGTGCGGGCCATAACGGGGGCCAGACCACTACCGCGCTCGGCTATCAGTTCAACGATCACGCCGCCACCGGGCTGCGGGCGCAGGCCAGCCTCGGCACGCTGGGTTCGACGCCGCGTTTCAACGCAAGCGCGATCCATGAAGGGCGCTGGACGACGCTCAACGGCGGTTTCGTCCTTGCGCAAGGACAGATAGCGGGACAGCTATCGGCAACCGGCACGCTGATCACGACCGGCGGCACCCTTTACGCGCGGGGCGCTTCGGAAAACGGTTACGCCTTGGTACGCGCGGGTAAGGTGGCGGGGGTGCCGGTCAAGCTCGAGAACCGCCTGGTGGGCAAAACCGACCGGCGCGGCCATTTGCTGGTGCCGAACCTGCGCCCGATGGTTCCGCAGCACATCGACATTGATGGCGCTCGCCTTCCCGCCGACGCCGTCGTGCTGACCAGCCGCCACGTCGTCACCGTCCCCCAGCGCGCGATCGGCCTTGTCGATATCGATGCGATGTATTTCCGGCCGATTGCGATCAAGCTGACCGACACGCGGGGTGCCGCGCTGGAGGCGGGGCTACCGGTGGTCGCTCTGCCCTCGGGTCGCGAAACCCTGGTAGGATTCGATGGAATGCTCGAGTTCAACACCGCCAGCGGCGATCGCCGCCTGATCGTTGGTGCGGCCGAAGGGCGCTGCGAAGTCGCGATCCCCAAGACCCTGCCCGATCCCGACGACGCACTGGTTTGCCGGCCGATGGCGGTAATCGCAGGGCCAAGGCGAACTGACGACTCCCCGCCGAAAGTCGCGCGGCGCGACTGAGTCAGATCCGATCGGCCAGCAGGTGGGCGATGGCCACCAGGCCGACTGCATCCTCATCATCGAACCGAGCAAGGCTTGGACTGTCGCAGTCGATTACCGCGATCACACGGCTATGCCGCACGACCGGGACCACAAGTTCCGAACGACTCGCAGCATCGCAGGCGATATGGCCGGGGAAGAGATGAACATCGGGTACAAGTTGGACTTCCCCGCTCGCCGCCGCGGCGCCGCAGACTCCCTGGCCGAAGGGGATGCGGATACAAGCGGGCCGCCCGGCGAAAGGCCCGAGCACCAGCTCGTGTCCGACCACGCGATAGAAACCCGTCCAATTCACATCCGGGAGGAAGTCCCAAAGCAAGGCGGCGGTATTGGCCATGTTCGCAACGGCGTCTCGCTCACCCTCCGTAATGGCGCGGACCGCCTCTAGCAGATCGGCATAGAGCGCCGGCTTGGCGATGGCGGTCGTTGGTTTGAATTCAAGCATGATGGTGCTGCGGTGTAACGGGACGCGGCATTGCCGCAAGGTGCGCGTCGCTCTAGATGGGAGCTATGAGCATTGCCAAGAAGATCGGCATCGGCGTTCTCGCCGCGCTGGTTCTGCTGGCCGGAGCGATCTGGCTGCTGACCCGCCCCGACCGCGCAGATATCGCCTTCGCCAACGTCACCGGGGGCGATCCCGTACTGGGCGCGCCCGAGGCGGAGACCATCCCGACTGTCGTGATCGCCGATCCCGTCGGCTGGCCGCCGGGGGCTGCCCCGGTGCCCGCGGCGGGGCTAAGGGTCAGCCGCTTCGCAGAAGGCCTCGATCACCCGCGAACCATGCTCACCTTGCCCAATGGCGATGTGCTCGTCGCGCTGACCCGCGCACCAGCGGTTCAGCCCCCTGGCGAACAAAACTGGCTGGTTCAGCGGATCCAGGCTTTTTTGTTTCGGAAAGCGGGAGCGGCCGGCGCGTCGCCGGACCAGGTTGTCCTGCTGCGCGATACCGACCGCGACGGGCGCGCGGACCGGCGTTTCGTGCTCGGCCGCGATTTCGCCTCGCCCTCGGGCCTTGCCTGGGCGAACGACATCCTATTCGTCGCCAATCATGATGCCGTATACGCGTGGTCCTATCGCTTGGGCGAGACGACCCTCTCGGGGACCCCGCGCAAGATCATGGATCTTGCACCCGGACCCAACCACTGGATGCGCAATCTGCTGCTCAGTCCCGACGCAGCGAAGCTCTATGTGGCAGTCGGATCAGCCTCCAATATCGGCGAACGCGGCATGGCGGCTGAAGAAGGGCGAGCGCTGATTTGGGAATATGATCTTCAGAGCGGAAGTCGCCGGATTTTCGGCGCGGGTTTGCGAAATCCCAACGGTATGGCCTGGAGCCCCTGGTCGGGCGAACTGTGGACGACGGTGAATGAGCGCGACATGCTCGGTTCCGATCTCGTTCCAGATTACCTGACCAACGTGCCCGTCGGCGCTCAGTACGGCTGGCCGTGGGTTTACTGGAAAGATAATTTCGATCAGCGGGTTAAGGCACCGCAGCCACAGTTCCTGACCGAATATACGCGGCGGCCAGAATTTGCCTTGGGGCCCCATGTGGCACCGCTCGGGCTTGTGTTCTCGCAAGCGGGCACGCGGCTCGGCGAGCGTTTCTCGCGCGGGGCGATTATCGCCAATCACGGTTCCTGGAACCGCAGTCCACCATCAGGATACAATGTCGTCTACGTCGCCTTCGATGCGCGTGGCAATCCGCAAGGACGCCCAGTCCCCCTGCTGACTGGCTTCCTGACGGGCGAAGGGACGACGCGCGGCAGACCGACCTGGGTGGCCTGGGCCGGCGACGGAGCGCTGTTAGTGAGCGATGATACCGCGGGCATCATCTGGCGTCTGATCGATCCCAAGGCGCGGCCGGCCCCGGCGATCCAGCGGCTCACCGCCGATCGCCTGCCGCCGCAACGCGCACTCAGCGGA comes from the Qipengyuania sediminis genome and includes:
- a CDS encoding GAF domain-containing protein, which gives rise to MLEFKPTTAIAKPALYADLLEAVRAITEGERDAVANMANTAALLWDFLPDVNWTGFYRVVGHELVLGPFAGRPACIRIPFGQGVCGAAAASGEVQLVPDVHLFPGHIACDAASRSELVVPVVRHSRVIAVIDCDSPSLARFDDEDAVGLVAIAHLLADRI
- a CDS encoding fimbria/pilus outer membrane usher protein, producing the protein MAQTVADGPGLSELEIDGRIHRRLVELAGSGSGLTIDAAAALAAGLPIEGEASGQVRLDSLKLHQWRFDALRQRLIIRLLRKSDGANLRDFAAREYEDAQRRTIAALRLDYDLNMVAGRGGAQAAGLVGGAFVKGDLVLATSAQIAAGSGPRPAPVRRLDSFAQLRLGNSGAVITAGDFVSAGSATQRPVRMGGIQLTSDFRHRPDMVTSPMPAFTGNVAVPTSLDILAADQTYQLGELEPGEFTVRNIPINPGRGAVAVRLTDALGRETIRTIDFYQSHTLLRKGLRSYALNAGFVRRRYGTDRDTYGPFGASAYYRRGLSPFLTVEASAEMTPGMINAGGRGDFTIGNVALSTLELRRSQSASGGGGFLLNAAIESIGNRLSARAGVSVPTSGYADVASHLGDSPPRSQVFANIAFDLARNAPLQFSYVRLGPSEAPRYGRGSVPNDLLTANLFYSPNSRINLSLNAGMRSAETRSVFVSGGLTMRFGARHAVSLGAGHNGGQTTTALGYQFNDHAATGLRAQASLGTLGSTPRFNASAIHEGRWTTLNGGFVLAQGQIAGQLSATGTLITTGGTLYARGASENGYALVRAGKVAGVPVKLENRLVGKTDRRGHLLVPNLRPMVPQHIDIDGARLPADAVVLTSRHVVTVPQRAIGLVDIDAMYFRPIAIKLTDTRGAALEAGLPVVALPSGRETLVGFDGMLEFNTASGDRRLIVGAAEGRCEVAIPKTLPDPDDALVCRPMAVIAGPRRTDDSPPKVARRD
- a CDS encoding spore coat protein U domain-containing protein encodes the protein MRNFKLLLATATAALAATPAMAAGDTMVVNANVANACTFNAADVTVDMSSIRTGVTQSGNVQIWCTNGYAVKVSATSANAYTLVSGANTIAYSFTSGGAAFTNLNFTGGSAATFSNIPYTLTFAAQNPAAGSYTDTITFTVAP
- a CDS encoding molecular chaperone, whose translation is MTRPVAPTRARMAVALAGSLAFPNLAAPVLAQESDMAAAAAAATASLAVTPLRVELPASATAETVQVQNSTDAPMAVQIRLFAWTQDNGEDVYAPSSDLLISPSIVSIPPRQTQLVRVLRKAGAGAGEKRYRLVVDQLPDPAKARPGVAQTRVRFAIPVFVDRDKAAPAAFAWRLAEGRLELANTGGASARVVQIAVTKRDGSLVTVDENALRYVHGGSRIAWPIAGGCALGSLRVSAQIDGQTVDAEPVPACG
- a CDS encoding PQQ-dependent sugar dehydrogenase; its protein translation is MSIAKKIGIGVLAALVLLAGAIWLLTRPDRADIAFANVTGGDPVLGAPEAETIPTVVIADPVGWPPGAAPVPAAGLRVSRFAEGLDHPRTMLTLPNGDVLVALTRAPAVQPPGEQNWLVQRIQAFLFRKAGAAGASPDQVVLLRDTDRDGRADRRFVLGRDFASPSGLAWANDILFVANHDAVYAWSYRLGETTLSGTPRKIMDLAPGPNHWMRNLLLSPDAAKLYVAVGSASNIGERGMAAEEGRALIWEYDLQSGSRRIFGAGLRNPNGMAWSPWSGELWTTVNERDMLGSDLVPDYLTNVPVGAQYGWPWVYWKDNFDQRVKAPQPQFLTEYTRRPEFALGPHVAPLGLVFSQAGTRLGERFSRGAIIANHGSWNRSPPSGYNVVYVAFDARGNPQGRPVPLLTGFLTGEGTTRGRPTWVAWAGDGALLVSDDTAGIIWRLIDPKARPAPAIQRLTADRLPPQRALSGLRGAFGEEDYARE